Proteins from one Lachnospiraceae bacterium KGMB03038 genomic window:
- a CDS encoding serine hydroxymethyltransferase has product MYDLDMIRETDPEVADAVQAEFERQNSHIELIASENWVSKAVMAAMGSILTNKYAEGYPGKRYYGGCQCVDVTEDLARERAKQLFGCDYANVQPHSGAQANLAAFFAMLEPGDKILGMNLDQGGHLTHGSPVNISGKYFQTSFYGVDDRGFLDYDQIRETALREKPKMIIAGASAYARIIDFEKFRKIADEAGAYLMVDMAHIAGLVAAGLHPSPIPYADVVTTTTHKTLRGPRGGMILANKEAALKFKFDKAVFPGIQGGPLEHVIAGKAVCFKEALQPEFKEYQKQILKNAQALCEGLLKRGVDLVSGGTDNHLMLVDLSRREVTGKDLEKRLDEAHITCNKNTIPNEKRSPFVTSGVRLGTPAVTTRGMKEEDMDVIAEGIALVIQSEDNVEKVRGLVKTLTEKYPLFS; this is encoded by the coding sequence ATGTATGATCTGGATATGATCAGGGAAACAGACCCGGAAGTGGCGGATGCGGTGCAGGCAGAATTTGAGAGGCAGAATTCTCATATTGAACTGATCGCCTCGGAAAACTGGGTGAGCAAAGCGGTGATGGCGGCGATGGGAAGCATCCTTACTAATAAATACGCGGAAGGATATCCGGGAAAGCGGTATTATGGCGGATGTCAGTGTGTGGATGTGACAGAAGATCTGGCAAGAGAAAGAGCGAAACAATTATTTGGCTGCGATTATGCCAATGTACAGCCTCATTCCGGCGCGCAGGCTAATCTGGCCGCTTTTTTCGCGATGCTGGAACCGGGCGACAAGATCCTGGGGATGAACCTGGATCAGGGAGGGCATCTGACCCACGGATCTCCGGTCAACATTTCCGGGAAATATTTCCAGACTTCTTTTTATGGAGTGGATGACAGAGGATTTCTGGATTATGACCAGATCAGAGAGACGGCTCTGCGGGAGAAGCCTAAAATGATCATCGCGGGAGCCAGCGCCTACGCAAGAATCATTGATTTTGAGAAGTTCCGCAAGATCGCGGATGAGGCAGGCGCTTATCTGATGGTGGACATGGCTCATATTGCGGGGCTGGTAGCGGCGGGGCTTCATCCAAGCCCGATTCCTTATGCCGATGTGGTGACTACAACTACTCATAAAACGCTGAGAGGGCCAAGGGGAGGAATGATCCTGGCAAATAAAGAGGCGGCTCTGAAATTCAAGTTTGACAAGGCGGTATTCCCGGGAATCCAGGGGGGACCTTTGGAGCATGTGATCGCGGGGAAGGCCGTCTGTTTCAAAGAAGCGCTTCAGCCAGAGTTTAAAGAATACCAGAAGCAGATTCTGAAGAATGCCCAGGCGCTGTGCGAAGGGCTGTTAAAAAGAGGGGTAGACCTTGTGTCCGGCGGCACAGATAACCATCTGATGCTGGTTGACTTAAGCAGAAGAGAAGTAACAGGGAAGGATTTGGAGAAACGTTTGGACGAAGCCCACATTACCTGCAATAAAAACACGATTCCAAATGAAAAGCGTTCCCCATTTGTCACCAGCGGAGTGCGTCTTGGAACACCGGCGGTGACTACGAGAGGCATGAAAGAGGAAGACATGGATGTGATCGCGGAAGGGATCGCCCTGGTCATCCAGAGTGAGGATAATGTGGAGAAAGTCAGAGGGCTGGTGAAAACACTGACAGAGAAATACCCACTTTTTTCGTAG
- a CDS encoding manganese catalase family protein has protein sequence MWNYEKRLQYPVKISQTNPKIAQVIISQFGGPDGELAASMRYLSQRYTMPYKEVTGLLTDIGTEELAHMEMICAIVYQLTKDLTPEEIEKYGFEKYYVDHTLALWPQAASGTPWTATYFQSKGDPITDLHEDMAAEQKARTTYDNILRLVKDPEICDPIRFLREREIVHYQRFGEGLRIVQDKLDSRNFYAFNPAFDNKNCR, from the coding sequence ATGTGGAATTATGAGAAACGGCTGCAGTATCCTGTAAAAATCTCCCAGACCAATCCCAAGATCGCCCAGGTGATCATCAGCCAGTTTGGCGGGCCGGATGGAGAACTGGCTGCCTCTATGCGCTATCTGTCCCAGCGGTATACTATGCCTTATAAAGAAGTGACCGGGCTTCTGACAGATATCGGGACCGAAGAGCTGGCCCACATGGAGATGATCTGCGCTATCGTCTATCAGCTCACCAAAGATTTAACCCCGGAAGAAATCGAGAAATACGGCTTTGAAAAATATTATGTGGACCATACCCTGGCCCTGTGGCCCCAAGCCGCCTCCGGCACGCCCTGGACCGCCACTTATTTCCAGTCCAAGGGAGATCCCATCACCGACCTGCATGAGGATATGGCCGCGGAGCAAAAAGCCCGCACAACTTACGACAATATCCTCCGGCTGGTCAAAGATCCGGAGATCTGCGATCCTATCCGCTTCTTAAGGGAACGGGAGATCGTCCATTACCAGCGTTTTGGAGAAGGTCTCCGGATCGTCCAGGATAAGCTGGACAGCAGGAACTTCTACGCCTTTAATCCGGCGTTTGATAACAAAAACTGCCGGTAA
- a CDS encoding spore coat protein CotJB encodes MNEARRSRKEMLDWINVVSFAVDDARLFLDSHPDCREALDYFQDMKDQRVQALKEFAKCYGPLTIDTADTTCMPEAQWMWINEPWPWQEGGC; translated from the coding sequence ATGAATGAAGCAAGAAGAAGCAGGAAAGAAATGTTAGACTGGATCAATGTAGTCAGCTTTGCCGTTGACGATGCCAGGCTCTTTTTGGACTCTCACCCGGACTGCCGGGAGGCCCTGGATTATTTCCAGGACATGAAGGATCAGCGGGTCCAGGCTTTGAAAGAATTCGCGAAATGTTACGGTCCTCTGACCATAGACACCGCAGATACCACATGTATGCCCGAGGCCCAATGGATGTGGATCAACGAGCCGTGGCCATGGCAGGAAGGGGGATGTTGA
- a CDS encoding spore coat associated protein CotJA, producing MPNCRYHSQDYIRRGGCGRNQSASSSVYPNRNHRAENAGCSPRDPIAGMPLAMAYVPWQEWGSLCDARQGFCRGTIFEDLNKPFQGMGGCRR from the coding sequence ATGCCAAATTGCCGCTATCATTCGCAGGATTATATAAGGCGGGGCGGATGCGGGCGAAACCAGTCCGCCTCCTCTTCCGTTTATCCCAACCGCAATCACAGAGCGGAAAATGCGGGCTGCTCCCCAAGAGACCCGATCGCCGGGATGCCCCTTGCCATGGCTTATGTTCCCTGGCAGGAGTGGGGCAGTCTCTGCGATGCGAGGCAGGGATTTTGCCGCGGTACCATATTTGAAGATTTAAACAAACCATTTCAGGGGATGGGAGGCTGCCGCAGATGA